One region of Chlorobiota bacterium genomic DNA includes:
- a CDS encoding NAD-dependent deacylase, whose protein sequence is MKLSNTLLQRLANARLVVVFTGAGVSAESGISTFRSPDGLWAKFSPQELANVDAFLRNPQLVWAWYQARRQAMMEAQPNAGHHAIAMLETLVPKVVVITQNIDGLHARAGSTDVIELHGSALRNFCIQCRRRYDGPEFLTREEVPQCQCGGFIRPDVVWFGEMLPVQAVERAWDLATQANVLFSIGTSSLVWPAAELPFVALEHGGYVVEINTEETPLTPKAHEHLPFPSGTVMPNIVEMMKEGGGG, encoded by the coding sequence ATGAAACTATCAAACACCCTGTTGCAACGCCTGGCCAACGCTCGGTTGGTGGTGGTGTTTACTGGCGCTGGGGTCAGCGCCGAAAGTGGTATCTCCACCTTCCGCTCGCCGGATGGATTGTGGGCCAAATTTAGCCCGCAGGAGCTTGCCAACGTGGATGCGTTTTTGCGCAACCCGCAGCTTGTCTGGGCCTGGTACCAAGCGCGCCGGCAGGCGATGATGGAGGCCCAACCCAACGCCGGGCACCATGCCATTGCCATGCTGGAAACGCTGGTCCCGAAGGTGGTGGTGATTACCCAAAACATTGATGGGCTTCACGCCCGCGCCGGGTCCACCGATGTGATCGAGCTGCACGGAAGCGCGCTCCGCAATTTCTGCATCCAATGCCGCCGCCGCTACGATGGCCCCGAATTCCTCACCCGGGAAGAAGTCCCGCAATGCCAGTGCGGCGGGTTCATCCGCCCCGATGTTGTTTGGTTTGGCGAGATGCTTCCGGTCCAAGCGGTGGAACGCGCCTGGGACCTTGCCACGCAAGCCAACGTCCTGTTCTCGATTGGGACGTCGTCGCTGGTGTGGCCGGCGGCGGAGCTTCCGTTTGTGGCGTTGGAGCATGGGGGATATGTGGTGGAGATCAACACCGAGGAAACCCCGCTGACCCCCAAAGCCCACGAACACCTCCCGTTCCCCAGCGGAACCGTGATGCCGAACATTGTGGAGATGATGAAGGAGGGGGGGGGAGGTTGA
- a CDS encoding aminotransferase class V-fold PLP-dependent enzyme, with protein sequence MNNLRSHFLLRPDVAFLNHGSFGATPRPVFQRYQEWQRQLELEPVEFLGRRAPELLRESRAALGQMLNADPDDLVYITNATTGVNIVARSLQLGPGDEVLTTNHEYGACDNIWRFLSGKQGFRYRAVEIPVPVTTHADFLERFVAEITPQTRAIFISHITSPTALTFPIAELCHVARQRGILTIVDGAHIPGQLPLDLRALDADFYTGNLHKWLCAPKGAAFLYARRSLQELLEPLVISWGWNAPFSKGSQFLDYLEYGGTSDISAPLSVPAAIEFFQQNDWWNVVENCHQLVLRSRPAIAAALDAQPIAPNGNGGSEWFRQMSAFLLPEGMPGDILHSRLFNEHHVEIPTFPWQGRWAIRIAVQGYNTWTDVERLLSGVQEIRKTL encoded by the coding sequence ATGAACAACCTTCGCTCGCACTTTCTTCTTCGCCCCGATGTTGCGTTCCTGAACCACGGATCGTTTGGCGCAACACCGCGCCCGGTGTTCCAGCGTTACCAAGAATGGCAACGCCAGCTTGAGCTTGAACCGGTGGAGTTCCTGGGCCGCCGCGCGCCGGAGCTTCTGCGGGAATCGCGCGCCGCGCTTGGCCAGATGCTGAATGCCGATCCCGACGACCTGGTGTATATCACCAACGCCACCACCGGGGTGAATATCGTTGCGCGGTCGTTGCAGCTTGGTCCGGGCGATGAGGTCCTGACCACCAACCACGAGTATGGCGCGTGCGACAACATCTGGCGGTTCCTTTCCGGCAAGCAGGGGTTCCGATACCGCGCCGTGGAGATTCCCGTGCCGGTGACAACCCATGCCGATTTTCTGGAGCGGTTCGTTGCCGAAATCACCCCGCAGACGCGGGCCATTTTCATCAGCCACATCACCTCCCCAACCGCACTCACCTTCCCCATTGCCGAGCTTTGCCACGTTGCACGCCAGCGCGGGATTCTCACCATTGTTGACGGCGCGCATATCCCCGGCCAACTGCCGCTGGACCTTCGGGCGTTGGATGCCGATTTCTACACCGGGAACCTCCACAAATGGTTGTGCGCGCCAAAAGGGGCCGCGTTTTTATACGCCCGCCGCAGCCTGCAAGAACTGCTGGAGCCGCTGGTGATAAGCTGGGGCTGGAACGCCCCCTTCAGCAAAGGGTCCCAGTTCTTGGATTACTTGGAGTATGGCGGCACCAGCGACATCTCCGCCCCGCTCTCCGTTCCGGCAGCGATTGAATTTTTCCAGCAGAACGATTGGTGGAACGTGGTGGAGAACTGCCACCAGCTTGTGCTCCGGTCCCGCCCCGCGATTGCCGCGGCGTTGGATGCCCAGCCAATCGCCCCCAACGGAAACGGCGGCAGCGAGTGGTTCCGGCAGATGAGCGCGTTCCTGCTGCCGGAAGGGATGCCCGGGGATATCCTTCACTCGCGGTTGTTCAACGAGCACCACGTGGAAATCCCAACGTTCCCGTGGCAAGGCCGCTGGGCAATTCGGATTGCCGTGCAAGGCTACAACACCTGGACCGACGTGGAGCGGCTCCTATCCGGCGTGCAAGAAATCCGCAAAACACTCTAA